Below is a genomic region from Microbacterium esteraromaticum.
CGGCATCCCACCCGAAGGAGCCCCGATGACCCTCGTATCCGCACGTGAGCTCATGCGGTCAGCCGCATCCGCCGGCACCGGGATCGGCGCGTTCAACGTCATCCATCTCGAGACGGCAGAGGCGCTCGTCTCGGCGTCCGAGCGCGCGAACCTCCCCGTGATCCTGCAGATCTCGCAGAACTGCGCCGACTACCACGGGGGCCTCGAGCCCATCGGCTGGGCGACGCTCGCCATCGCCCGGCGCGCGAAGACCCCGGTCGCCGTGCACCTCGACCACGCCGAGCGCCCCGAGCTCGTCGACGAGGCCATCGAACTCGGCTTCGGATCGGTGATGTTCGACGGGGGCAGGCTCGACTACGAGCAGAACGTCGACACCACGGCCGACGTGGCGGCGCGCGCACGAGCCGCCGGCGTGTACATCGAGGCCGAGCTCGGCGAGGTCGGCGGCAAGGACGGGGCCCACGCCCCTGGCGTCCGCACCGACCCCGATGAGGCCCGCGCGTTCGTGGAGGCGACGGGCGTCGACTCGCTCGCCGTCGCCGTCGGCTCATCGCACGCGATGCTCGACCGCTCTGCGTCCCTCGACATCGACCTCATCGGACGCCTGAAGAGCGCGCTGCGCGGGATCGGGCGCTCCGGCGGCGACATCCCGCTGGTGCTGCACGGCTCGTCCGGCGTCGCAGACGACGTCATCGTGCAGGCGGTGCGCGCGGGCATGACGAAGATCAACGTCTCGACCCACCTCAACGGCTACTTCACCCGGGCGATCCGCGAGGCGCTCGCCGCCGACGAGAACCTCGTCGACTCGCGCAAGTACCTGAAGCCGGCCCGCGAGGCCGTCGCCGAGGAGGCGGCGCGGATGCTGCGCCTGTTCGCCCTCGAATCCGCCTGACAGTCGCCCGGACTGCCAGACTGAGCACGATATGAAGCGCGCCGCCAGACTCACCGCCATCCTCGACCTGCTCGCCGCACAGGGCGAGGTGAGCGTCGACGATCTCGTCGAGCGGTTCGGCGCGTCGGCTGCGACCACCCGCCGCGACCTCGACAGCCTCGCCGAGCGCCGGCTGCTCACCCGCACGCACGGCGGCGCCGTCGCGCAGTCCGTCGCCTACGAGCTGCCGATCCGCTACCGCAGCCATCACGGCACGGGAGCCAAGGAGCAGATCGCGGCCGTCGCTGCATCCCTCGTCGAGCCGGGCCAGGTGGTCGGGCTCTCTGGTGGCACGACGACCAACGCGATCGCCACGGCGCTCGCCGCGAGGGACGACTTCGCCGAGCAGGGCCTCACCGTCGTCACCAACGCGGTCAACATCGCCGCGCAGCTCGCGATGCGACCCGAGTTCAAGGTGGTGGTCACGGGCGGCGTGATCCACCGTCGCAGCTTCGAACTGGTCGGGCCGTTCGTCGAGCAGCTGCTCGGCGGCATCCGCCTCGACATCGCCTTCATCGGCGTCAACGGACTCTCGGCAGAGTCGGGAGGCAGCACGCACGACGAGGCAGAGGCCGCCGTGAACCGGATGATGGCCGAGCGCGCCGGGCGCGCGGTGATCGTCGCCGACGCCTCGAAGATCGGCCGTGCGGCCTTCGCGCACGTCGGAGATTCCGACCTCTTCCCGCTGATCATCACCGACCCCGCTGCCACCCACGAGCAGCGCGCGGCGCTGGCGGGAGCCGGATTCGAGGTGCGCGTCAGCTGATCCGCGCGCTGCCCGGGGTCGGCGCTGCCCGGGGTCGGCGCGCTGCCTGGGTCGGCGCGCTGGGTCGGTGGGGTTAGTCTGCCCGGAATCCGGCAAGTCTGCCGGGATCCGGATGCTTGTGGCTCGGACGTCCGGATCTGGGGTGGTCTGCCGGATCTGGGACAGCGCGGGGTGCCGGGCGGCGGGCGGTCGGACGGCGGCGGTCAGATGCCGCGCGATCCGGCGGCCTGGGCGAAGATCAGGCTGGTGCTGGTGGATGCCACCTCGGGCTGCAGGCTGATGGTGTCGGACACGAGCTCGCGCAGTGCCGAGGCATCCGGCACCGCGACGTGCACCAGGAAGTCGCGGTCGCCGGCCAGGAAGTAGACGCGCTGCGTCGCCGGCAGCTCTTCGAGGTAGGTCTGGAATCGGCGCAGTTCTCCGCGGGCGTGAGCGTGCAGACGGATCGTGATGAGCGCCTCGAGGTGCAGGCCGAGGGCGGCGGGTGCGATCTCGGCGTGGAAGCCCACGATGACGCCGTTCGCCTGCAGCGCGCGCACCCGCTTGAGGCAGGTCGATTCGGCGATGCCGGCGATGGCGGCGAGCTCGGTGTTCGAGATGCGTCCGTTGCGGCTCAGCTCGTGCAGCAGGGTGCGGTCCACGGCATCCAGGACGGGGCGCGAAGATTCAGCGACCATGCAGGGCCTTCCTCCGTGAGGGGTGAAGATTGCCACCATTCATACCTGATTCTACGCAGAATCTTCGGCGGAGCATCCATCCATCCTCGGAATCTGCATAATCGCAGGTAGTGGGCGTCTTCTCGCGCCCACGCTCAGCTGTCTCAGGAGGACGCAATGACGCGGACGATCGTCGTCGGTGCCGGAATGGTCGGACTTGCCACGGCATGGCATCTGCAGGAGCGCGGAGTCGACGTCACGGTCATCGACCGCGTCGGCATCGGCGCGGGCTCGTCGTGGGGCAATGCCGGCTGGCTGACCCCGGGCAAGACCATCCCGCTCGCCGACACCGGGCTGTGGACGTACGGTCCCAAGGCGCTGCTCGACCCGGATGCCGCCCTGCACGTGCCGTTCCGGGTGGATGCCGGACTCTGGTCGTTCCTCGCGCAGTTCGCCGCGCACGGCACCAACCGGGCGTGGGACAGGACGATGGCCGACCTCACGCCGATCGACAAGATCGCGCTGGAGTGCTTCGACGAGCTGATCGACGGCGGCGTGAAGTCGTGGACCCGCGAGGGGCCTTTCGTCATCGGCTTCAAGCAGGAGGCTGATTCGAAGGGCTTCCTGCACGAGATCGAGGGTGTCGTCCGCCACGGACAGGACGTGCCCTTCGAGCGCCTCGAGAACCCGCGCGAGCTGGCTCCGGTTCTGTCGGATGCCGTGACGCATGCGTACCGGCTCGACGGTCAGCGCTTCTTCGAGCCGGCGCCGTTCCTCGAGGCGCTCGGCGCCGCTGTGGTGGGACGGGGTGCCGAGCTGGTCACCGGATACGAGGTCACCGACGTCTCGTCGACTCGCCGCCCCGTGGTGACGATGTCGAACGGTCAGCGCCTCGAGGCCGACTCGGTCGTGATCGCGACGGGCGCCTGGATGCCTGCGCTCGCCCGCAAGCTGGGTGTGCGCACGCGCGTGCAGGCCGGCCGCGGGTACTCGTTCACCGTCTCGACCGAGGTGCCGCAGGAGCATCCGGTGTACTTCCCGTTCCAGCGCATCGCGTGCACCCCGTACCAGGGGCGCTTCCGCATCGCGGGCACCATGGAGTTCCGCCGCCCCGACGAGCCCTTCCAACCTCGCCGAGTGCAGGCGATCATCGCCCACGCGCGGGAGATGTTCCAGGGCATCGATCTGGACGACTGCCAGGACGAATGGGTCGGCTCGCGCCCGGTCACACCCGACGGGCTTCCGCTGGTCGGCGCGACCCAGGCCCCGAACGTGTACGTCGCCGGCGGCCACGGCATGTGGGGC
It encodes:
- a CDS encoding class II fructose-bisphosphate aldolase, yielding MTLVSARELMRSAASAGTGIGAFNVIHLETAEALVSASERANLPVILQISQNCADYHGGLEPIGWATLAIARRAKTPVAVHLDHAERPELVDEAIELGFGSVMFDGGRLDYEQNVDTTADVAARARAAGVYIEAELGEVGGKDGAHAPGVRTDPDEARAFVEATGVDSLAVAVGSSHAMLDRSASLDIDLIGRLKSALRGIGRSGGDIPLVLHGSSGVADDVIVQAVRAGMTKINVSTHLNGYFTRAIREALAADENLVDSRKYLKPAREAVAEEAARMLRLFALESA
- a CDS encoding DeoR/GlpR family DNA-binding transcription regulator, translating into MKRAARLTAILDLLAAQGEVSVDDLVERFGASAATTRRDLDSLAERRLLTRTHGGAVAQSVAYELPIRYRSHHGTGAKEQIAAVAASLVEPGQVVGLSGGTTTNAIATALAARDDFAEQGLTVVTNAVNIAAQLAMRPEFKVVVTGGVIHRRSFELVGPFVEQLLGGIRLDIAFIGVNGLSAESGGSTHDEAEAAVNRMMAERAGRAVIVADASKIGRAAFAHVGDSDLFPLIITDPAATHEQRAALAGAGFEVRVS
- a CDS encoding Lrp/AsnC family transcriptional regulator, with translation MVAESSRPVLDAVDRTLLHELSRNGRISNTELAAIAGIAESTCLKRVRALQANGVIVGFHAEIAPAALGLHLEALITIRLHAHARGELRRFQTYLEELPATQRVYFLAGDRDFLVHVAVPDASALRELVSDTISLQPEVASTSTSLIFAQAAGSRGI
- a CDS encoding NAD(P)/FAD-dependent oxidoreductase, which translates into the protein MTRTIVVGAGMVGLATAWHLQERGVDVTVIDRVGIGAGSSWGNAGWLTPGKTIPLADTGLWTYGPKALLDPDAALHVPFRVDAGLWSFLAQFAAHGTNRAWDRTMADLTPIDKIALECFDELIDGGVKSWTREGPFVIGFKQEADSKGFLHEIEGVVRHGQDVPFERLENPRELAPVLSDAVTHAYRLDGQRFFEPAPFLEALGAAVVGRGAELVTGYEVTDVSSTRRPVVTMSNGQRLEADSVVIATGAWMPALARKLGVRTRVQAGRGYSFTVSTEVPQEHPVYFPFQRIACTPYQGRFRIAGTMEFRRPDEPFQPRRVQAIIAHAREMFQGIDLDDCQDEWVGSRPVTPDGLPLVGATQAPNVYVAGGHGMWGIVLGPATGKLLAEQITTGRIADEIRPFDPLR